The DNA region ACGACGAAGCTTGCCATTCGCCTTTGGAATCATCCGCTCGCGGACGGGAACCGGATGGAAGCTGCGGTCTCTGACCTGGGTCCGCAGCTTGTCGAGAAGCGCCTCGACTCCCTGCCCGGCTTCGATGGAGCGGGTGGTCTTCCCATCCACTCCGGCCGTCCGGGCGCCCTTGTTTCCCCGGACACGGTCCCACGCCACCAACAGGAAGGCGGGATCGGCCACGAGGTTGAACAGGTCGTCGAACCTGCGATGAGAATCATCGACAGCCCAACGGTGCAGCTTGGTCTGGATCTCCAGTACCCGGCGTTCGGCCTTCATCAAGGCCCATTCCAGCTCGTCGGTATTCACCGGCGACAGCCTCCTGGCATTCCAGTCTCCTTACTGCCGACTTGCTGGCCCCCTTCCCCATGTGACCGGCTTTCCCGGCCTCGGAGTACTACGGAGCCTCCGTCCTGCCCAACGGCCATCAGCCGACGATGGGCTTGCCCCCGATCGGACTGGATGTCCGATATAGGGGCGACCGCGGACAGTTCCCACGTTCACCACGAATCGATCGACAGGTGAGGTGCCCAGCTCTACCCCGGCAGCATCGCCACGCTTACGCCGCAGACTTTCGGCGTGGCCTCCCCACCGATGAGTAGAGTCGGCTTCGGAGTCGACCACCGACGAGCGCCGGTGGTCGTGCACTGCATCCGGCCCAGATCCGCCAGGTTCGAGCCGGTGTCGTAATTACGGGGCGTCAGACACTGATTTCTCGCGTGCACCTTCCTGTCTCGCTAGCCGGACCCGGGTCGTCTGGCAGTACCGACCCGTCCCGGCGTTGTCGGGGCTGCTTACCGCTCGGCTCGGCATCCCCCGGAACCGAACTGCTCCCAGCTTCAACCGGATTGCTACGACAACCCGGTGGTGAAGGTCTCTCACCTCACTCGATTCCATGGCGCCTCGTGGCGCACCTACTCGCTACGACAAGCGCGGCTACGTCTTCCTCGGCACCGCCACCGCGGCGGCCGTCGCGATCTGGCTCCGAACATGAACTCCTACGCGACCCAGCAGTAGACGCCCTGGTTCTGGCGCCGGGCGCTACTGACGAGGGCAGCCAGATCGCCCACGATCGCGTCCGCGATCTCCGCGTCGATGTCCTCGCCGTCCTCCGCGCGCAGCTGAGCCCACGAGGCGGCGACGTCACGCAACCTGGAGTGCGTGGCGTCCGCGAGCGCAGTGGACAGGCGAGGCGAGATCGCGAAGACGACGCATCCGTCGTTGTCCTGGCCGGCGACGATGCGAGGCTCACCGGCCTCGACGAGTTCATCGAAGATGCCGCCGATCAGAAGGCATTCCCACTCGACTACGGCCTCTTCGGGATCGAAGTTGCCGAAGGAGAGCGACTCGAATGCCCGTCCCGGCCCAGTCTTGAGGGTCAGGCTCGCTGACGTGTCGTCCGGCGCGACGAAGAACTCCACGATGATGCTCACCCGGGCATCATGCCCGACAGTCCACATCCATGATCGGCCGGACAAGTCCTAGTCATCTGCGACTGCTTCGGTTGCCATCCCACAAACCACTACCTGCGTTCCTCCAACGCCCCGCCATTCACGAACGAGAGGAATTGCCCCCGTGGAGGACAGTGCCACCGCGCAGGACCCCATCCTGGTCTTTGATGGTGACTGCGCCTTCTGCCAGGCCGCCATCCGGCAAATTCGTGCTCGCGCCCGGCCCCGGATGTTCGCCGCCTCTTGGCAGTCCCTCCCCGAGCCCCTGGTGCGGCCCCACCTCCAGCGTTTGGACAGGGAAGTCCTCCTGCTCGACCAAGGGTCGGCGCTCCGCGGCGGTTCGGCTGCTCTCGCCAGTTACCTCGGCACCTCGCCGGCCCGCTGCTACCGCGGGATGGCACTCTGCCTGCGGCTCCCGGTCGTCAGCCTGCTCGCTCGCCAGATCTATCGATGGGTGGCCGTCAACCGGCACCGGATGCCCACCGGTACAGCAGCGTGTGCTCTGCCTCGCCCCCACCACTGAAAGCCTCCCATGCGCCCCGTCCCCACCTGCCCGTACGCCGCCTTCGACGATGACGTCCTCCACTCCGTGCTCCAAGGACTGGACACCCTCGCCACCACTGCCCCAGGCCATACCGAGGAGTACTCCAACCTCGGATTGATGCGGACCGGCTGGGCGGACGTGCTGAGGATGTCGCGCTCGGTGCTGCCGCACCGTCGGCTGCTGAGCCTGGACGAGCGCCTGGAACACGCCGCGGCACGCCCGGTGATCGTCCCGGAGATGATCGTCTGCGACCACGGCAAGGCGTGCATCTCCCGGAACTTCAAGTCGTCCTGCCGGTTCCTGGAGATCGGCTTCCAGCCCGCGCACAAGGACTCCGGCTTCGAGAAGGGACACATCGAGTCGATGCTGGGCTCGGTGGCGACCCTGTTCGTTCAGTTCCTGCCCGGCTACACCGGCCGAAGCGCGGACCACCGCAGCCGCCACCCCGGAGCGCGAGCGGATCTGGTCGCTGCCGGAGCTGCAGGAACTCCTGGACGAGTGGATCAGCGCCCACTGGCAGAACCGGCCGCACGACGGCCTGCGCGACCCCGCCCACCCAGGCCGGCTGTTCACCCCGAACCAGAAGTACGCGGCGCTGGTCGAGGCCTGCGGCTACGTCCCCGTCGCGCTCACCGGCGAGGACTACGTCGAGCTGCTGCCCTCGGACCGGCGGGCGGTCAACGACTACGGAATCCGGGTCAAGAACCGGATCTACGACAGCCCCGGCCTGACCCCGCTGCGGCACCAGGACTCCGGAATCCGCGCCAAGCGCGGGCTCTGGGAGGTCCACCGCGACCCCTACGACGTCTCCCAGATCTGGCTACGCGACCACCGCAGCGAAGGGCGGCCGTGGATCCAGGCGACCTGGAAGCAGCTGCATCGGGCACCAGTGCCGTTCGGCGATCTGGCCTGGGACCACGTCAGCCACCAGATGCGCGGTTCCACCGAGGCGGAGATCGCCGACGCCGTCGCCTCCTTGCTCACCCGGCCCACGCCGGACCGGCGGGCGAACCGAAGCCCAAGGCGACCAGGCGCGACCGCCGGGTCGCCGCCCGGACCAAGGCGGCCGGGCCGTCGCCCCCACTGCCCGCTCAGACCGCTGACGAGCCCGCCCCCGCACCCGAGCCGGAGACCGAGGAGAAGCTCGCCGTCGTGATCCCCGCTCGGCCTGTTCGACCCTCTCGAAGATCCCTGGAGACGACGATGACGCTCGCGGACACCGACGACGCCGGGCAGCACCTGACCACGAAGGACGGCTGGCGCCGGTTCGTGGCCGGCGGCCCGAAGTCACCCCACATACCGGCGCCGTCGCCGAAGTCGTACGCCAAGCTGCCCAGGGAAACCCGCCTGAAGCTGGACGACCTGCGCATCGACCATCACGCCCGCCTGCTGGTCGTGGCCACCTCCACGGTCCGCCACACCGTCACCACCGGCCGCCGCCTGGTCATGCTCAACCGGCACGCGATCAGCGTCCGCCGGGGTCTTATCGTCTCCGGCCCGGCCGGCACCGGGAAGACATCGCGCTCACCCAACTCGGCCTCGCCCACGAGCTCAACGACCGGCACGTCCACCCCGACGCCCACGGCCGGATCCCCGTCCTCTACATCACCGTCCCACCCGCGGCGACCGCCCGCATGATCGCCGCGGAGTTCGCGCGCTTCCTGGGCCTGCCGGTCCACCGCCGGCTCAACACCACCGACATCATCGAGGCCGTCGTCGGCGTCTGCACCACCGCCCGCACCGGCCTCGTGATCGTCGACGAGGTCCACGACATCTCCCTGACCACCCGCCAGGGAGCCGAGGTGTCCGACACCCTGAAGTACTTTTCGGAGCGCATCCCCGCGACGTTCATCTACGCCGGGATCGACATCGAGCACAGCTCGATCCTCTCGGGCACCCGCAGAGCACAGATCGCCGGATGCTTCACCCTCCTCTCCCACCAGATCCGCGGAGCCGCGATCGACGCCATCCTCACCGGCACCGAGAAGATCACCCAAGCGGAGCTCGAAGCCATTCCCCTGGACATCACCGCCAGCACCCAGGCCCCCCAGCCGAGAAGAACCACCAGGTGAGCGCACCGGCGGAAGGACTGGATCGTCCGGTCGTGGCACTGCCGATCCAGGTCTTCCCTCTCCCCTGCGAAGGCGCCGAGGCCTTCATCGCGCGCCTCGCGCACGCGAACCACCTCAAACCGTTCTATCTGCGCGCCTACCTCTGCGACCCTCCTATGACGGCCGGCGGCGCCCTCAGCTGGTCCCGCCTCGCCGCCGCGATCGGACGCGACTCCCTTGAACTCCGAGAAGTCCTGGAACGCACGCCACCACCGCCACCGGATCTCCTGCTCTGCGAGTACTGCGGTCGCCCGCCCAGGCCAAACGTCGAGGCCGGGACCCCTCCTTGGTGGTGTTCCATCCGCTGCCGACGCAGACGCGACCTCTTGAGCAGCGCGCCCTCCAGCAACGGCATTCTCCCGGACCAGAAACAGGTCCTGCCCTGCCCGGGCCGCGGAGCCCTGTTCATCCGACCCGCGGTCAGCCCCCGCAGTGCTTGCACACCCCGCTGCTACGGCCGGAACATGCGCGTACAGCAAGCTGAGCTGGCTCTCTACGAGAATCCGAACGAAGTTGCGGACGTGTGACCGTGCACGATGGTTGGCCCGTAGGGCCAGGTCCGCGCTCAACGACGGGAGAGATCCCGCAGACGTCCCGACGGGTCAAGGTGTGGGCGAGGCCTCGGTGAGTCCCATCCAGTCTCGGACCGTCTCCTGGTGCGAACCGCTGGCCGTGCTCGCAGCCGCTACTTCAGCGTCCTCGACGGAGCACGGCTTCCCTGCTCGGGTGAGCAGGACTAGTGGCCACGCAGGGCCCGCACCAGCCGGCTCTCCATCGAAGGCAGTCCAGTCCCAGGGGCCGTCGAACCGCCATGCCCGGCCGATGCTGTCGGCGACTTCGTCGCCCACCTGGAGAGACGCGTAGGGACGCATCAGCAGTTCGAAGGTGAAGGGGATCCCGTCGCCGGGGTGGATGGTGTACCCCGAGCCATCGAGATGGCTCCCGTCTGGGAACTCGCGATATGACAGGCCTCGGCGCAGCAGCGTCACGGTCTGGGTGGGATGCGGCAGCCAGGCCGTCTCCAGTGGGGGATCGTGGTGGTCGACGGCCGTTACGTGCACCACGGTGGGCGGCACGCCGACCCGGCAGACGTCTCCAGCCTTCAGCTGTTCGGGCGGAGGGTCCGTTCGGAACAGTTCGGCCTCCACCTCAGGCGCGACGTGCCCGCTGCCGCCCACGCCGAGGGCGACGATCCCGTTCCAGTGCGCGAACTCGTTGTCGCCGTCGATTTCCCACCACGGCCACCGCACCGCCACGTGATCCCACTTGACACCCTGCTCGACCCTGGTAACCGTGAAGGGGCACGCGACCGACAGCACGTCCCCGACCCGGAAGTCCCCCTCATCCATCATTCAGCCAGGGTAGACGGGTCCACTCGGCTGTCCACGAGGGCCACTAGCCAGGGGCCTGCTCGGACCCGTGGGCCACCTGCCGCGCACATGAGCCAACTAGCGTGCTCAAGGGCCACTTATCGCGCAACCCGACCAACTCGCCGCGCACCAGCGGCATCATCAGCGGACGCGGCACGACCCCCTCGCCCAGCGAGGCGCTGTACGCCTTCTTCACGACGCCGACCAGACCGTTCCACATCCGTGCCCCCACGGGAGCCCCCTGCCGTCTGCCGTCACCGATCAACGCCGACCCTGCCACGCAGGGTCAGTCGTGTCAGCGAGATGACCAGCCAGCTGCAGGGCAGGCGGCCGACAGCAGAGTCCGCGTCGTTCAGCAGGCCACCCA from Streptomyces sp. NBC_01754 includes:
- a CDS encoding thiol-disulfide oxidoreductase DCC family protein: MEDSATAQDPILVFDGDCAFCQAAIRQIRARARPRMFAASWQSLPEPLVRPHLQRLDREVLLLDQGSALRGGSAALASYLGTSPARCYRGMALCLRLPVVSLLARQIYRWVAVNRHRMPTGTAACALPRPHH